From the Clupea harengus chromosome 15, Ch_v2.0.2, whole genome shotgun sequence genome, one window contains:
- the LOC105897033 gene encoding LOW QUALITY PROTEIN: ribonucleoside-diphosphate reductase subunit M2 (The sequence of the model RefSeq protein was modified relative to this genomic sequence to represent the inferred CDS: inserted 1 base in 1 codon), with translation MLSSRSPLLAKNKNFVSTKVEGMSLTDKENTPPSLNTTRILASKTARKIFEDSETRPTKTTKASFEEEPLLKENPRRFVVFPIQYHDIWQMYKKAEASFWTAEEVDLSKDLMHWESLKDDERHFISHVLAFFAASDGIVNENLVERFSQEVQVTEARCFYGXIDTYIKDPKQRDHLFNAIETMPCVKEKADWAINWIGNKNAAFGERVVAFAAVEGIFFSGSFASIFWLKKRGLMPGLTFSNELISRDEGLHCDFACLMFKHLVNKPSEETVRKIIMNAVEIEQVFLTEALPVKLIGMNCDMMRTYIEFVADRLMLELGFEKIYRVENPFDFMENISLEGKTNFFEKRVGEYQRMGVVSGSTNNTFTLDADF, from the exons ATGCTATCTAGTAGGTCCCCGCTTTTGGCCAAGAACAAGAACTTCGTCTCTACTAAAGTTGAGGGCATGTCCCTGACTGACAAAGAAAACACA CCCCCAAGCCTGAACACTACTCGGATTTTGGCCTCCAAAACAGCGCGTAAAATCTTTGAAGATTCCGAG aCTCGGCCTACGAAGACCACAAAAGCGAGCTTTGAAGAAGAACCTCTACTGAAGGAGAACCCCCGTCGCTTTGTCGTTTTCCCTATCCAGTACCATGACATATGGCAGATGTACAAGAAAGCAGAGGCCTCTTTCTGGACAGCAGAAGAG GTTGACCTTTCCAAAGACCTCATGCATTGGGAATCGCTGAAGGATGACGAAAGGCACTTTATCTCTCACGTGTTGGCATTTTTTGCTGCCAGTGATGGCATTGTCAATGAGAACTTG GTGGAGCGTTTTTCCCAGGAAGTGCAGGTCACCGAGGCACGTTGCTTCTATG TTATTGACACTTACATCAAGGACCCCAAACAGAG GGACCACCTGTTCAATGCCATTGAGACCATGCCATGTGTAAAGGAGAAGGCTGACTGGGCTATTAACTGGATTGGCAACAAGAATGCAGCTTTTG GTGAGCGAGTGGTTGCCTTTGCTGCTGTGGAGGGCATCTTTTTCTCTGGCTCATTTGCATCCATTTTCTGGCTGAAGAAGAGGGGTCTTATGCCTGGCCTTACTTTCTCCAATGAGCTTATCAGCAGAGATGAGGGCCTGCACTGTGACTTTGCCTGCCTGATGTTCAAGCACCTTGTCAACAAACCATCAGAAGAAACGGTCAGGAAGATAATCATGAATGCTGTTGAGATTGAGCAG GTATTCTTGACGGAAGCTCTGCCAGTCAAGCTGATTGGAATGAACTGTGATATGATGAGGACCTACATTGAGTTTGTCGCAGACCGACTGATGCTGGAGCTGGGTTTTGAGAAG ATCTACAGAGTTGAAAACCCCTTTGACTTCATGGAGAACATCTCGCTGGAGGGCAAGACCAACTTCTTTGAGAAACGTGTAGGAGAGTACCAAAGGATGGGTGTTGTGTCTGGCTCCACAAATAATACCTTCACGCTAGATGCTGACTTTTAA